In Lactococcus paracarnosus, a genomic segment contains:
- the folE gene encoding GTP cyclohydrolase I FolE, whose translation MKKKYQENKQHIESGTKRLLQAIGDDPTRDGLLETPERVFKAYSEIFASTGETQFDNYKLFPTDQDADMVIVGDIPFYAMCEHHLLPFFGTVSVGYVPDGEIIGLSKIPRLVDWAARRPSVQENLTALICSEMQRIVHPKGIAVHVHSRHMCMEMRGINRPGTFTTTSLYKGDLKTDAFLRQEFMMKVSDK comes from the coding sequence ATGAAAAAAAAATATCAAGAAAATAAACAGCATATTGAAAGTGGCACGAAAAGATTGTTACAGGCAATTGGTGATGATCCAACACGTGATGGCTTGCTTGAAACACCAGAGCGGGTATTCAAAGCTTATTCAGAAATTTTTGCATCAACTGGTGAAACACAATTTGATAATTACAAGCTATTTCCAACAGACCAGGATGCGGATATGGTAATCGTAGGTGATATTCCTTTTTACGCCATGTGTGAACACCATCTACTGCCATTTTTTGGCACTGTAAGCGTCGGTTATGTACCAGATGGTGAGATTATTGGCTTGAGTAAAATCCCTAGATTAGTTGATTGGGCGGCTCGTAGACCAAGTGTACAAGAGAATCTAACGGCTTTAATTTGCTCGGAAATGCAGCGTATTGTCCATCCAAAAGGGATTGCAGTTCATGTTCATTCTCGTCATATGTGCATGGAAATGCGTGGCATTAATAGACCTGGTACCTTTACGACAACGAGTCTTTATAAAGGCGACTTAAAGACGGATGCTTTTTTGCGTCAAGAATTTATGATGAAAGTGAGTGATAAGTGA
- the folK gene encoding 2-amino-4-hydroxy-6-hydroxymethyldihydropteridine diphosphokinase, protein MPKVYLSIGTNMGDKLANLQTAVDKLAALYAISAVSKVYETQPVGEVVQDDFYNIAICLTVPDGVAPTMLLAQTQQIEKEMKRIKTIHWGPRTIDLDILRFGDVIYQTETLTIPHIEMANRRFVLQPLLDAAHMISDSLIIKQTEQLLKETSDHNWVRPVTATIQY, encoded by the coding sequence ATGCCTAAGGTTTATTTAAGTATTGGGACAAATATGGGGGATAAACTGGCTAATTTACAAACAGCAGTTGATAAATTAGCTGCGCTTTATGCTATTTCAGCTGTGTCTAAAGTTTATGAAACGCAACCAGTTGGTGAAGTTGTACAAGATGATTTCTATAATATCGCTATTTGCTTAACCGTTCCTGATGGAGTAGCACCAACGATGTTACTAGCGCAAACTCAGCAAATAGAAAAAGAGATGAAGCGTATTAAAACGATTCATTGGGGCCCTCGGACGATTGATTTAGATATCCTGAGGTTTGGTGACGTAATCTATCAAACTGAAACGTTAACGATCCCGCATATAGAAATGGCAAATCGCCGTTTTGTTTTACAGCCGCTACTAGATGCAGCACATATGATTAGTGATAGCCTGATTATCAAGCAGACAGAACAATTGCTAAAGGAGACAAGCGATCATAACTGGGTTAGACCGGTAACAGCTACTATTCAGTATTGA
- the folB gene encoding dihydroneopterin aldolase has translation MGQIQITNMRFYTYNGVFSEEKTLGQQISIDAVVHYDIENKVKDDDLTTTISYATIYEIIREFVTHHNFNLMESVANGALNLLLEKLPMAEKIQLSVKKYSVPIAGVFDDIIITVEGHNA, from the coding sequence ATGGGACAGATTCAAATTACAAATATGCGTTTTTATACATACAATGGTGTTTTTTCTGAAGAAAAAACGCTTGGACAACAAATTTCAATAGATGCCGTTGTTCATTATGATATTGAGAACAAAGTAAAAGATGATGACTTAACAACGACAATTTCCTATGCAACTATTTATGAGATTATTCGTGAATTTGTGACACATCACAATTTTAATCTCATGGAGTCAGTAGCTAACGGTGCGCTTAATCTGCTACTAGAAAAGTTACCGATGGCTGAAAAAATTCAATTATCAGTTAAAAAATATTCAGTTCCTATCGCAGGTGTCTTTGATGATATCATCATTACTGTGGAGGGACATAATGCCTAA
- the rpsO gene encoding 30S ribosomal protein S15 has product MAISKEKKTEIIKQYARTEGDTGSPEVQIAVLTWEINHLNDHIQDHKKDHATYRGLMKKIGHRRNLLAYLRQKDIPRYRELISSLGLRR; this is encoded by the coding sequence ATGGCAATCTCAAAAGAGAAAAAAACTGAAATCATCAAGCAATATGCACGTACTGAAGGGGACACTGGTTCCCCTGAAGTTCAAATCGCTGTATTGACTTGGGAAATTAACCACCTTAATGACCATATTCAAGACCATAAAAAAGACCACGCTACTTACCGCGGTTTGATGAAAAAAATTGGTCACCGTCGTAATTTACTTGCTTACTTACGTCAAAAAGATATTCCACGTTACCGTGAATTAATCTCTTCACTTGGTCTTCGTCGTTAA
- the pknB gene encoding Stk1 family PASTA domain-containing Ser/Thr kinase, with protein sequence MIQIGKIYADRYRVIKEIGRGGMANVYLAEDTYLDNRQIAIKILRSNFENDSLAIARFQREAYAMSELNHPNIVGISDVGDADDQQYIVMEYIDGLTLKQYINEHAPLANEEVVRIASEILVAMDLAHRSGIIHRDLKPQNILITKDGTAKVTDFGIAKALSETSLTQTNSMFGSVHYLSPEQARGSNATPQSDLYAIGIIIYEMLTGKIPFDGDSAVTIALKHFQENLPSVINQNRNVPQALENVVIKATAKKLSDRYLNASEMSHDLSLALSDAHAHDPKLTFVSDVDAIKVLPKMMIPDNGNTDKLVHKVTKNPASNDKDSGLESLNANVKKKRIPKGVIIVGIIGLILAAIIAGLVLTTPKEVKVPDLAKMTVSEAKDTLQKRKLKVGREIPEVSELGKDIVTHTNPEAGTVKKEGASIDLYVSKGGNVIKLKNYVGRDVNEAVDDLILKYNVDEARIKKKFVKSDSVESGKVVKQTPKNGGLFDLDGSGDITFEVSEGNQVTMPTYLQGGLSIKTVANVKAELQNMGVAASDITIEFTPTTEQNADGYVISSTPAQGQTFNLKGTKIVLTVLQFDATAASKAASDSASKSESESKAAADKSAEESKSKSAEEASKSKPSSSSSSSSTSVESTTKPSS encoded by the coding sequence ATGATACAAATTGGAAAAATCTATGCAGATCGTTACCGAGTGATCAAAGAAATTGGTCGTGGTGGGATGGCTAATGTTTATTTAGCAGAGGATACCTACTTAGATAATCGCCAAATTGCTATCAAAATTTTGCGGTCAAATTTTGAAAATGACAGTTTAGCAATTGCACGTTTTCAGCGTGAAGCTTATGCCATGTCTGAGCTGAATCATCCCAATATCGTAGGGATTTCTGATGTAGGGGATGCAGACGACCAACAATATATCGTAATGGAATATATAGATGGTCTGACACTCAAACAATATATAAATGAACATGCACCACTGGCAAATGAAGAGGTAGTGCGAATTGCCTCTGAAATTCTAGTTGCCATGGATTTAGCGCACAGAAGTGGTATTATCCATCGTGATTTGAAGCCGCAAAACATTCTCATCACAAAAGATGGTACGGCTAAAGTAACCGATTTTGGTATTGCTAAGGCCTTATCAGAAACCTCATTAACGCAGACTAATTCGATGTTTGGCTCGGTCCATTACCTGAGTCCAGAGCAAGCAAGAGGTAGTAATGCCACGCCGCAGAGTGATTTATATGCGATTGGTATTATCATCTACGAAATGCTGACAGGCAAGATTCCATTTGATGGCGATAGCGCCGTAACGATCGCCTTAAAGCATTTTCAAGAAAATCTGCCGAGTGTTATCAATCAAAATAGAAATGTCCCACAAGCATTAGAAAATGTTGTGATCAAAGCGACAGCTAAAAAATTATCAGACCGCTATCTTAATGCGTCTGAAATGAGTCATGATTTATCTCTTGCATTGAGTGATGCGCATGCACATGATCCTAAGCTTACTTTTGTTAGTGATGTTGACGCAATAAAAGTATTACCTAAGATGATGATTCCTGATAACGGGAATACGGATAAATTAGTTCATAAAGTGACTAAAAATCCAGCTAGCAATGATAAAGATAGCGGGTTGGAGTCACTGAATGCTAACGTTAAGAAAAAAAGAATTCCTAAAGGGGTCATCATCGTTGGTATTATTGGGCTGATACTTGCTGCGATTATCGCTGGCCTTGTGCTAACAACACCCAAAGAAGTCAAAGTACCGGATCTAGCTAAAATGACAGTGTCTGAAGCTAAAGATACCCTGCAAAAAAGAAAACTTAAAGTTGGTCGAGAAATTCCTGAAGTTAGTGAACTAGGTAAGGATATTGTAACGCATACCAATCCAGAAGCTGGCACAGTTAAAAAAGAAGGGGCTAGTATTGACCTTTATGTGTCCAAAGGTGGTAATGTTATCAAGCTCAAAAATTACGTTGGCCGGGACGTGAATGAAGCGGTTGATGATCTAATCCTTAAATATAACGTTGATGAAGCACGTATCAAAAAGAAATTCGTTAAATCCGATAGTGTTGAGTCAGGTAAAGTTGTCAAACAGACGCCTAAAAATGGCGGATTATTTGATCTGGATGGGTCTGGTGATATTACTTTTGAAGTGTCAGAAGGTAATCAAGTGACGATGCCGACCTATTTACAAGGTGGGTTGAGTATTAAGACTGTAGCAAACGTCAAGGCTGAGTTACAAAACATGGGTGTAGCAGCTTCTGATATTACAATTGAGTTTACACCAACGACAGAGCAAAATGCCGACGGATATGTGATTAGCTCCACACCAGCACAAGGGCAAACGTTCAATCTTAAAGGGACGAAAATCGTGCTCACTGTCCTACAATTTGATGCAACAGCAGCAAGTAAAGCAGCCTCTGATTCGGCGTCGAAATCAGAGAGTGAGTCGAAAGCAGCCGCTGATAAATCGGCTGAAGAGTCGAAATCTAAGAGTGCAGAAGAGGCAAGTAAATCTAAGCCTTCAAGTTCGTCATCTTCAAGTTCGACCTCTGTCGAATCAACGACAAAACCTAGCTCGTAA
- a CDS encoding Stp1/IreP family PP2C-type Ser/Thr phosphatase, with protein MKYSILSDVGQKRSNNQDHADTYENLQGERIFLLADGMGGHKAGNVASKLAVEDLGKAWSETDFTSETAPSEIQSWLRSQIRVENQNIANLGKLDDYKGMGTTLEAVVVQKHQIISAHVGDSRTQIIKNGELIRITRDHSLVQELVDAGEITAEEAEKHPNKNIITRSLGQPVDVDVDTLTLEIDVDDIIIMSSDGLTNMVSGEAIIETVQSETDLPSQAETLVGIANSNGGLDNITVILVKFDKGDL; from the coding sequence ATGAAGTACAGTATCTTGTCAGACGTTGGGCAAAAACGCTCTAACAATCAGGATCATGCCGACACCTATGAAAATTTACAGGGTGAGCGGATTTTTCTGCTTGCAGACGGTATGGGTGGACATAAGGCGGGTAATGTCGCAAGTAAACTCGCTGTTGAAGACCTAGGTAAGGCATGGTCAGAGACTGACTTTACAAGCGAAACAGCACCTAGTGAAATTCAGTCTTGGCTGCGGTCACAAATTCGTGTTGAAAATCAAAATATCGCAAATTTAGGTAAACTAGATGATTATAAAGGGATGGGAACAACCCTCGAAGCGGTTGTCGTACAAAAGCACCAAATTATTAGTGCGCATGTGGGTGATTCTAGAACACAGATTATTAAAAATGGAGAATTGATCCGAATTACGCGCGATCATTCTTTGGTGCAAGAGTTGGTTGATGCGGGTGAGATAACAGCTGAGGAAGCTGAAAAACATCCAAATAAAAATATCATTACCCGCTCCCTTGGTCAACCAGTAGATGTGGATGTTGATACATTGACTTTAGAAATTGACGTCGATGATATCATTATCATGAGTTCTGATGGACTGACTAATATGGTCTCAGGAGAGGCAATCATTGAAACTGTTCAGAGTGAAACAGACTTGCCTAGTCAAGCAGAAACACTGGTTGGTATAGCAAATTCGAATGGTGGATTAGATAATATCACGGTGATTTTAGTTAAATTTGATAAAGGGGACCTGTAA
- the rsmB gene encoding 16S rRNA (cytosine(967)-C(5))-methyltransferase RsmB, with translation MSNNPRRVALSVINDVLNNNAYANIALNEKIKSENLTELDKNLVTNLVYGTISKKLTLDWYTKPYVKKTKKWVKNLLAMTVYQIIYMDRIPTSAAVDEAVKIAKKQGDQRLSGFVNGVLRNFTRADFRSFDEISDSTEKLSIQYSMPIDLTKKFVKSFGFEKTVKIFRSIEEPSRASLRVNTTLTDVTTEFNKLAREFDVELSEISPTGIVAESGHFADLLDFNDGLITIQDESSQLVATVLDAQPTDRILDACAAPGGKTVHIAEYLSEAGYIEALDLYDHKLRLIRQNAERLHQSEKIRLTKLDARQSFEKFGPDSFDKILVDAPCSGLGLIRRKPDIRYRKETTDFADLQKVQLDILENTCKTLVNSGIMVYSTCTIFDEENYQVIETFLAKHPEFEQVPLTHEKSDLVKNGCLFITPDAYHTDGFFIAKLRKK, from the coding sequence TTGAGTAACAATCCTCGCCGAGTGGCACTTTCAGTCATTAATGACGTCTTAAACAATAATGCTTATGCCAATATCGCACTTAATGAAAAAATTAAGTCAGAAAATTTGACAGAATTAGATAAGAATCTCGTGACTAACCTTGTTTATGGCACAATTTCAAAGAAGTTGACTTTAGATTGGTATACCAAACCTTACGTTAAAAAAACGAAGAAGTGGGTAAAAAATCTTTTAGCGATGACGGTTTATCAAATTATTTACATGGATAGAATCCCGACATCAGCAGCAGTTGATGAAGCAGTTAAAATTGCTAAAAAGCAGGGGGATCAGCGTTTATCGGGTTTTGTTAATGGTGTATTGCGTAATTTTACACGTGCTGATTTCCGTTCCTTTGATGAAATTTCAGATTCGACTGAGAAATTATCTATCCAGTATTCTATGCCCATCGACTTGACTAAAAAATTCGTCAAGTCATTCGGATTTGAAAAAACGGTTAAAATCTTTAGGAGTATAGAAGAACCAAGTCGTGCTAGCCTAAGAGTCAATACGACGCTGACTGATGTAACAACAGAATTTAATAAATTAGCTAGAGAGTTTGATGTTGAGTTATCAGAAATTTCACCGACTGGTATCGTGGCTGAGTCTGGTCATTTTGCAGATTTACTGGATTTTAATGATGGGCTGATTACGATACAAGATGAGTCTAGTCAACTGGTTGCCACTGTTTTAGATGCACAACCAACAGATAGGATTCTGGATGCCTGCGCAGCACCCGGTGGGAAGACAGTTCATATTGCAGAATACTTGTCAGAAGCAGGGTATATAGAAGCTTTAGACTTATATGATCATAAATTACGACTCATTCGTCAAAATGCAGAGCGCTTACACCAAAGTGAGAAAATTAGGTTAACGAAATTAGATGCACGCCAAAGTTTTGAAAAATTTGGTCCGGATAGTTTTGATAAAATTTTAGTCGATGCACCGTGTTCTGGTCTGGGGTTAATTCGCCGTAAGCCTGATATCCGATACCGCAAAGAAACGACAGACTTTGCTGACTTGCAAAAAGTGCAACTTGACATTCTAGAAAACACTTGCAAAACCCTTGTAAATAGTGGTATCATGGTTTATAGTACATGCACTATTTTCGATGAAGAAAACTATCAAGTAATTGAGACCTTTTTGGCGAAACATCCTGAGTTTGAACAAGTGCCTCTGACGCATGAAAAGTCAGACCTTGTTAAAAATGGGTGTCTTTTCATTACACCAGATGCTTACCATACAGACGGCTTCTTTATTGCAAAGTTGCGTAAAAAGTAA
- the fmt gene encoding methionyl-tRNA formyltransferase yields the protein MTKIIFMGTPAFSVPVLDGLIDSGYDILAVVTQPDRAVGRKKEIKMTPVKEAALQHQLPVYQPEKLSGSPEMAELMGLGADMIVTAAFGQFLPEKLLQSVKHAVNVHASLLPKYRGGAPVHYAIINGDEQAGVTIMEMVKKMDAGDMISQKAIPITDADNVGTMFDKLSMVGRELLLATLPDYLAGKLSPEPQDEDQVTFSPNIAPEAEKISWQSTARDVANQVRGMSPWPVAHTIWQGARFKLHDVSVVDGSGRPGQVIDRTKKTLVIATEKGAVSLHIVQPAGKPKMSIQDFLNGLGKTINIGDQFE from the coding sequence ATGACAAAAATAATTTTCATGGGAACGCCAGCTTTTTCAGTTCCAGTTTTAGATGGCTTGATTGATAGTGGTTACGATATCCTTGCTGTTGTAACACAACCTGATCGTGCAGTTGGTCGAAAAAAAGAGATTAAGATGACACCTGTCAAGGAAGCAGCCTTGCAGCACCAGTTACCTGTTTATCAACCTGAAAAACTATCGGGGTCTCCTGAAATGGCTGAATTGATGGGGCTTGGTGCGGATATGATTGTTACCGCAGCATTTGGTCAATTTCTGCCTGAAAAATTACTTCAGTCAGTCAAACATGCTGTTAACGTACACGCTAGTTTACTACCTAAGTACCGTGGGGGTGCACCAGTTCACTATGCCATTATTAATGGTGATGAGCAAGCTGGTGTCACTATCATGGAAATGGTCAAAAAAATGGATGCTGGGGATATGATATCTCAAAAAGCGATCCCAATTACTGATGCAGATAATGTTGGTACGATGTTTGATAAACTGAGTATGGTTGGTCGAGAGTTATTACTTGCTACCTTACCTGACTATTTGGCAGGTAAATTATCACCTGAGCCACAAGATGAGGATCAGGTAACTTTCTCACCTAATATTGCACCAGAAGCAGAAAAAATTAGTTGGCAGTCCACTGCGCGTGATGTTGCCAATCAAGTTCGTGGCATGTCACCTTGGCCAGTTGCACATACAATCTGGCAAGGGGCACGTTTCAAATTACACGATGTCAGTGTAGTCGATGGGTCTGGGCGTCCAGGACAAGTCATCGATAGAACAAAGAAAACGCTTGTGATTGCAACTGAAAAAGGTGCAGTTAGCCTGCATATTGTGCAGCCAGCAGGTAAACCTAAAATGTCTATCCAAGATTTTTTAAATGGATTAGGCAAAACGATTAATATTGGAGATCAATTTGAGTAA
- the pflA gene encoding pyruvate formate-lyase-activating protein has protein sequence MEDIGSVTGLVHSTESFGSVDGPGVRFVIFMQGCKMRCKFCHNPDTWAMTTDKSKERTVDDVLSEAIKYKSFWGSRGGITVSGGEAMLQMPFVTALFTKAKALGIHCTLDTCGLPYSTQPDTLAEIDRLLAVTDLVLLDIKEINDVRHRELTGHKNSTIIEFSKYLSDKEVPVWIRHVLVPGETDFDEDLIALGDYVKTLDNVQKFEVLPYHTMGEFKWRELGWDYPLVGVKPPSASRVANAKDLLHTEDYQKYLERVKN, from the coding sequence ATGGAAGATATAGGCAGTGTAACAGGACTTGTTCATTCGACTGAAAGTTTTGGCAGTGTGGATGGCCCTGGCGTTCGTTTTGTCATTTTTATGCAGGGCTGTAAGATGCGTTGCAAATTTTGCCACAATCCAGATACCTGGGCGATGACGACTGATAAATCAAAGGAGCGGACGGTTGACGATGTCCTATCAGAAGCGATTAAATATAAGTCTTTCTGGGGTAGTCGTGGTGGGATTACTGTTTCTGGTGGTGAGGCCATGCTACAAATGCCATTTGTAACAGCCTTGTTTACTAAGGCTAAAGCGCTAGGGATTCATTGCACACTAGATACATGTGGTCTGCCTTATTCAACACAACCAGATACGCTTGCGGAGATTGATCGCTTGCTTGCTGTAACGGATTTGGTCCTGCTTGATATAAAAGAAATTAATGATGTGCGACATCGTGAGTTAACTGGTCATAAAAATAGTACGATTATTGAATTTTCCAAATATCTGTCAGATAAAGAGGTACCAGTTTGGATTCGCCATGTATTAGTGCCTGGTGAAACGGATTTTGATGAAGATTTGATTGCACTTGGTGATTATGTTAAGACACTAGATAATGTTCAAAAGTTCGAAGTATTACCTTATCACACCATGGGAGAATTTAAATGGCGAGAACTAGGTTGGGATTACCCGCTGGTCGGCGTAAAACCACCAAGTGCTAGTCGTGTTGCCAATGCTAAGGACCTTTTACATACTGAGGACTATCAGAAATATCTAGAACGTGTGAAAAATTAG
- a CDS encoding LytR/AlgR family response regulator transcription factor, with product MKVYILEDEIVQQFRLESLVKTYLKDKKYPITEVITYDKCKDFLAIIGQLSQNNLYFLDIAIKMHHNAGLKIAEKIRQKDVIGQISFVTTHSEFASITYEYKVNAHDFIDKLMPQADFDQKIKDNIDHFVGVNRLKPLDEIFSYRSRTGKVIEALYSDIYYFETTGVSHKILLQMDGETLTMYGNMNEIATLSDRLVRVHRSYLVNKACIKRVYKKEKLILLDDDTEIAVSRGGFKLLERLGVTG from the coding sequence ATGAAAGTATACATTCTAGAAGATGAGATTGTCCAGCAGTTTCGACTGGAGAGTCTGGTCAAAACATATTTGAAAGACAAAAAATATCCAATAACAGAGGTCATAACCTATGATAAATGCAAGGATTTCTTAGCAATAATAGGGCAACTTTCGCAAAATAATTTGTATTTTCTAGATATTGCAATCAAAATGCATCATAATGCGGGGCTTAAGATTGCTGAAAAAATCAGACAAAAAGACGTGATCGGTCAAATCAGTTTTGTGACGACGCATAGTGAATTCGCCTCCATTACTTATGAATACAAGGTGAATGCCCATGACTTCATTGACAAGTTAATGCCACAAGCGGACTTTGACCAGAAGATTAAAGATAATATTGATCATTTTGTAGGTGTCAATCGTCTCAAACCCTTAGATGAAATTTTTTCTTATCGGTCAAGAACGGGAAAAGTGATAGAAGCGCTCTATTCTGATATCTATTATTTTGAAACAACAGGTGTCTCACACAAAATACTGCTACAAATGGATGGGGAAACCTTAACTATGTATGGGAACATGAATGAGATTGCAACCCTTTCTGATAGGCTAGTTAGAGTACATCGTTCTTATCTTGTTAATAAAGCATGTATTAAAAGGGTCTATAAAAAAGAGAAGTTAATTTTGTTAGACGATGATACTGAAATTGCTGTTTCAAGAGGTGGTTTTAAGTTATTAGAACGGCTAGGCGTGACTGGCTAA
- a CDS encoding GHKL domain-containing protein gives MITTIFLGLPLAVLDVSVDLYLLYQVMSLKNNLKIFVLPRFIVAGIVLTLVSSVETVYHLPSFLKLFFMIGFLWWILEKDVTRSLFYAIFTLSFTYFVELFVSTFVVGELLRIDHVIFETIISYFCVMPSYYLLLRYMTIKPSHLLISEHTIVKQQKAYMVSETLSERERNIVKEQHHLIILSNIMMLCFYLYSSVVKVMTDGNQDNDKYMIFTYVFLFIFMLYAINVKYKEWENQKLLRYKDYLVSGLTTYTQEVDKSYQSVRAFHHDFTNILLSMRETIATQEIGEIKKTYADILEKSNIILAENRQEVAKLANIKILEVKSVLSAKILQADMQGINIELEVPERVDTLRVDKLDIVRLLGIMLDNAIDEMAELEMAKPTIKLAIFNKGLSRYYVVENRMRQEKLQTKLLLSEGYSTKSKHLGYGLTNLDAIVATYPWVSYHIQAKSYTYRIELEMRIR, from the coding sequence ATGATAACTACAATTTTTTTAGGTTTACCACTTGCTGTTTTAGATGTGAGTGTTGATTTATACCTACTTTATCAAGTCATGAGCTTAAAAAATAATCTAAAGATCTTTGTTTTACCAAGGTTTATAGTTGCTGGTATCGTGTTGACGCTTGTTTCTTCAGTTGAAACTGTCTATCATCTTCCGAGTTTTCTAAAGCTGTTTTTTATGATTGGCTTTTTGTGGTGGATTCTAGAAAAGGATGTGACAAGGAGTTTATTTTATGCGATTTTCACCTTGAGCTTTACCTATTTTGTTGAGTTGTTTGTTTCTACCTTTGTTGTCGGTGAGTTATTGCGTATAGATCATGTCATTTTCGAAACCATTATTAGTTATTTTTGTGTGATGCCAAGTTATTACTTATTACTGAGATATATGACCATTAAACCAAGCCATCTGCTAATCTCAGAGCATACGATAGTTAAGCAACAAAAAGCGTATATGGTATCAGAAACATTATCAGAACGTGAACGGAATATTGTAAAAGAGCAGCATCACTTAATCATCTTATCAAATATTATGATGCTCTGTTTCTATTTATATAGTAGTGTGGTTAAGGTGATGACTGATGGAAATCAGGATAATGATAAGTACATGATTTTCACTTATGTCTTTTTATTCATTTTTATGTTGTATGCGATTAATGTTAAATATAAAGAATGGGAAAATCAAAAGTTACTCAGATATAAGGATTATCTGGTATCAGGACTTACGACCTATACACAAGAAGTCGATAAATCTTATCAATCAGTTCGTGCATTTCACCATGATTTTACCAATATTCTACTATCGATGCGTGAAACGATTGCGACACAGGAGATAGGTGAAATCAAGAAGACCTACGCAGACATACTTGAAAAAAGCAATATTATACTTGCTGAAAATAGACAAGAGGTTGCAAAACTTGCCAACATCAAAATTTTAGAGGTAAAAAGTGTACTATCTGCAAAAATTCTACAAGCTGACATGCAAGGCATTAACATTGAGCTAGAGGTACCAGAACGAGTAGATACTTTACGTGTAGATAAATTGGATATCGTGAGATTATTAGGTATTATGCTAGACAATGCAATTGATGAAATGGCTGAGTTGGAGATGGCTAAACCTACCATCAAGCTAGCTATCTTTAACAAGGGATTATCTAGGTATTACGTTGTGGAAAATAGGATGCGTCAAGAAAAACTGCAGACTAAGTTATTGTTATCTGAAGGCTATTCCACAAAAAGTAAGCATCTGGGTTATGGTCTGACGAATTTGGATGCGATTGTTGCAACTTACCCTTGGGTAAGTTACCATATACAAGCAAAAAGCTATACCTATAGAATTGAACTAGAGATGAGAATAAGATGA